The DNA window ACCTTGATGATGATGGAATGGTTGGTATCAATGCACAGCAGATGGGATATCGACTGAAATATCATGAAGTATTTTTGGGCCAGGATTATCTTACCACTGATACTTCATTGGGGTATGTTGGCAATATCAACTATCCCAATGCGCTCCAAATGACTTCTGGAGCTGATTTAATAAATCAGGATCATATGGATGTTATTGGGCTTGGTCCTGATATGTTTGACGAGATGGAGTTTTATGCAGCGGTGTTTGACTATATAGCATACTATGATTGATATATAATTTTTAGTTAAATATAAAAAATCCTTCTTCAAGCTATTGGGGAAGGATTTTTTTTGTCATGATATATATTAAAATAATTATTGAAAAAAAATGTTATAAACAGAATATGTAATGGTGGAAGAGTAAAGTTATTGAATGCAATAGGTTACAACTATTCACAAAGCAGTCTTATGATGCAATAGAGATTGCTTCGCTACGCTCGTAATGACATTGCACTTACGTCATTGTGAGCTCTATGGTTTGTTTTTAAGACGGCTTTTGGCAATGACTTTTCCGTCACAGCAAGCAAAGCGCTTGTCCTGAGCTTGTCGAAGGGTGGCAGTCCTAGTTGTATACATCAAGATATTGCTTTGTCGTCCAGATGGGACATTTCGCAATGACAGGGTATACAATATATAATTTTATAAAAAGGAGTGGTTAATCTATGAAAAAAAGATACTATATTCTGGGGACTATTGTAGCACTACTTTTTATCTATTTTATATTCTTCCATAAAACCGATACCATCCAGTCACGTATTGATTATATAAAAAATGGTGGCGTTGTACCACCGGTAAATATGTTACTGCAGGCTTTTCAAGCAGATGAGGAATTACGTGCGCGCCTGCAAACCGACTTTGATATGCAGGATGTTGTACAATATTTCAGGGACAAGTATGGAAAAACCATTCATCACAAGCATACCCAGGTGATGCTTGTTGAAAAACTTATGGGTTACCTTATGAAAATGTATCCGGATGACTGGGTTGTATATATGTATGCAATGCTGCGCGAAATATTTCCCGGCATGGAAAATGAAATATTTGATATATTTGAAAAATTACATAAATATAACACATGGTTAGAAGAAAATGAAAAAGATCTGGCACAATTGTCTTCAAAAGATAAACGGAACGCACTGTGGGAAAAGAGATACGAAATTTTTGGTAAGGATGCAGATCAGGTATGGGAATCAGAAAAAAGAATTGAACCAATTTATACTGCACTGGATACAATTCAGGAAGGCAATATGCCCTTTCATGAAAAACTATCGCTTTATAAACAAAGTATTCAGGAAGCATATAAAAGCAACACTGACACATTTGTAGCACGCAAACAGCAGGAGTTGATGAATTCATTCCTTGATGTTGAGAGTGTACAGAAGGATCTTTCAAACATGACACCACAGGAAAGAAAGGAAAGCCTGAAAGAAGTGCGTAAAGCTATGGGGCTTGACAGTGCTGCACTGCAACGCTGGGAAGAGTTAGATACAATACGCGATCAGCGCTGGGATGCTGGAATGCAGTACATGCAGCAATGTGCTGAGCTTGAAAAAAAATACAAGGGTGCCGAGCTTGAAAAGCAGCTTGATAGTCTCAGGATTAAATATTTTGGCGATGAAGCAGAAACAATAAAGAATGAAGAAGAAAGCGGGTATTACAGGTTTTCACAGCCACGAAAGTATGGATTGGAATAACAGTAACTTCCAAAGGTGATTTTTTTGGGAAAAAAATATTGCACACTTTGTATTGTGCTTACTGTTATACTCAGTGTATTGTGGTATACTCAATGTGGTACAATTTCAAGTGTTACTGAGTATGGAGTTTTTGCACCTTCGCGCCTGCAATTTGTTAAAGGGCAGGATGGCTGTACGCCAATTGAATTTGACAGGCAGTATACCGTATGGACATTTGGCGATACTATTACTGATGAAGGGATGATTTCTAATAGCTTAGCTTTTACCAAAAAGATTAATGCTACCAATGTGACCAAATTGCAATTTGAATATTACAGGGAACATGGGAAGATAGCACAATTCATAAAAAACACCTTTGATGAAAATCCATCCAGGGACCGATTATGGGCATTTGATGGGATTCGTATTGGTAATACTGTATATGTGTATTATGCTCATGTATATATACATGACCCCGGTAAACCGTTATCATTTACCACAAAAGAAAGTTCAATTGCATACTGGAATGTTCCCAACCAATGGGAAATTGGGAAACCCGTTCATTTTATCCGTAAAAAAAATATGTTTGTGGGCAATGTCCCTGCATTGGGTGCATCGGTTCTTTTGCATGATGACTATGTTTATGTAGTGGGCCACATCAGTGAAAAAAGTAAAAGTTCACTGGTTATTGCACGGGTACATAAGGACAATATACTACAGCAAAATCATTATGAATTTTTACAAGGCGATAGCAACTGGGATAAGGAACTTGCTGCCGCAAAAAGATTTTACGGTGATGTCGCTGGCGAATGTTCGCTGACGTATGACGATGGGTTACAGGCATTCTGTATAGTGTATTGCCAGCTTTTTACCGGCAATATCGTAATGTGCAAAGCACAAACCATAGAAGCATTGCCATATGCCAAAAAGGAAATTGTATATACGCCACCAAAGTTGCACGGTACAAGTATGATGTATTATTCGGCAAAGGCTATTCTGCAAGAAGGCAAGCAGTGGTACATAGTATATATGAATCCATTAGAGTATCAGCCATATTGTATAAAAGTTGACATAGGTAAAAGGTTCTGGTGAAATGCTATTTTTTGTAAGAGGGGGTAATCGGTCAGTTTGATACACATACTTAGCATGCATCCAGTGACCGATATTCACAATAAGGTCGTCAAGTGTTCTGAGTGCTTCAGGACTTGCAATGACGAAATTACATTTTGCTACTGCGAGCAAAGCGCTTTCCCTGAATATTTCTTTGGGACTAAGCATTCATGCTTCGACAAGCGGTTACTGAACTCAGCCAAAGTGCTTGGCAACCTTTATGTAAGGGTTGCACTCTTATAAAGCCAACAATGGATTGCTGCGGTGGTGTCCCAAAAGACATCTCTTTGCAATGACTTTTGCATTCCTGTCATTGCGAGGAACGAAGTGACGAAGCAATCCCATAGTTGCAAGCGCCGCAGGCGTGTGGCAATCTTGCCTTCTGCGGCAATGAGATTGCTTCGCTTCGACAAGTGGTTGCTGAGCTCGTCGAAGCACTCAGCACAGGCACTTCGTTCGCAATGACACATCGGCCAAGCCCGTCATTGCGAGTGCCGTAGGCGTGTGGCAATCTTGCCTTCTGCAGCATTGAGATTTTTTCGCTTCGACAAGTGGTTGCTGAGCTCGTCGAAGCACTCAGTACAGGTACTTTGACATGCTCAGTGCAAGCGCTACAATTGCAATGACATTGCACTTGCTTCATTGCGTGACCTGCCGTTTCTTTTGAGACGGCCCCTCGCAATGACTGGGTGGGAAAAGTCACTGCGAGCAAAGCGCGGTAATCTCATATCATAATAGAGATTGCTTCCCTATTACATTGTGATTGTATTTTGAAGATATTATAGAAAAGACTATTCTTTGAGGAGTGCTGTATGGAAAATAAAAATA is part of the Spirochaetota bacterium genome and encodes:
- a CDS encoding DUF4185 domain-containing protein, producing MGKKYCTLCIVLTVILSVLWYTQCGTISSVTEYGVFAPSRLQFVKGQDGCTPIEFDRQYTVWTFGDTITDEGMISNSLAFTKKINATNVTKLQFEYYREHGKIAQFIKNTFDENPSRDRLWAFDGIRIGNTVYVYYAHVYIHDPGKPLSFTTKESSIAYWNVPNQWEIGKPVHFIRKKNMFVGNVPALGASVLLHDDYVYVVGHISEKSKSSLVIARVHKDNILQQNHYEFLQGDSNWDKELAAAKRFYGDVAGECSLTYDDGLQAFCIVYCQLFTGNIVMCKAQTIEALPYAKKEIVYTPPKLHGTSMMYYSAKAILQEGKQWYIVYMNPLEYQPYCIKVDIGKRFW